In Deltaproteobacteria bacterium, the sequence CGCCGCTTACGATGTGCTCCCCGCTTGGCCGATCCAGAAACCAGACCTCGCGACTGAAGCGTGTTTTTCACCCATGTGTAACTGCGCCCGCCTCCGTCCCGTCGATACCAACTGTAAAAATGCTTCACATTCCAACCCCGATGCCCGCTCGCGTAACGCTCCGCGACGGCCATCACTTCATCCACAGGGGCGCGATGAAATGATGCCTGCGTCAGGCGCTTGTCCGACAAACCCGATATCCCGGCCTCTTCGTACCGATCAATGTACCGACGAAACGTCCGATCACATACCCCCAAAATCAGAGCCGCTTCTTCCTGGTTCAAACGACTCTCACTCCATCCAAAATAAACCTCCTCAAATCGCATCTTCCGGATCTCCTGTAGCATCTCTGTCCGTCGCATCCGTCACCTCCAGCGGTGACCATAACAAACCGGACAGATTGTGTGCTACAAACCGGACATATCATTTGCTCCTGACACCCTGATAAATTTTACTTGACAAGGTAAAAAAAAAGCGTATCGTTCTGCTACAATTGAGTGTTAGGGGTGCTTAAGCACCCGACGTTTGAAAATCTTTGAAAGGAGGTTAAACGCCGATGAAAAAAGTATTTGCAATTTTTCTTTCCCTGCTTTTCTTTGTGACATTATCGTTTGCGGTAGTTGGATGCAAAAAGGCAGAAGAGCAGAAACCGGCAGAGGTAGCAGCACCAGTGCCAGCAGCACCGGCTCCTGACGCAGCACCAGCTCCGGGCGCTCCCGCTCCCGCAGCTCCGGCCGCACCAGCAGCACCAGCAGCAC encodes:
- a CDS encoding helix-turn-helix domain-containing protein, producing MRRTEMLQEIRKMRFEEVYFGWSESRLNQEEAALILGVCDRTFRRYIDRYEEAGISGLSDKRLTQASFHRAPVDEVMAVAERYASGHRGWNVKHFYSWYRRDGGGRSYTWVKNTLQSRGLVSGSAKRGAHRKRR